The DNA region GAACACGAACGCCCCGATGGACTCCGATCCCCGCACGACGAGGTAGACGGGGAGGAAGGTGAAGATCGACCCGTACGCCACCCCGAAGAGGTACCCCGCTGTGTTGGGCACGAGGAAGGCACGGGAGAGGAAGACCTTCAGGGAGGCCATCGACGGGCGCTCCCGCGCGGAGGGCTCGCGCATCCCGAGCGGGAAGAGGGCGGCCAGAAACGCGACCCCGATCCCCGCGGCGAACAGGCCCTGGAACCCCGCCCGGCCGATCACCCACTCCCCGATCCACCCGCCCACCGACACGGGGAGGAAGAAGGAGAGCCCGAAGACCCCCAGCGCTTCCGCGCGGCGCGCCGGCGGGGCGGACGCGGCGATGTAGGCGTACGACGCGGCGGTGAAGATGGAGAAGGACGCCCCCTGCGCCACGCGAATGGCGAACAGGTGCGCCCCCGGAGCGGTCACGAAGAGCCACGGCACCGTCGATGCGGCGGCCAGGAACGCGCCGAGCGACA from Deltaproteobacteria bacterium includes:
- a CDS encoding MFS transporter, with the protein product MASPSSPLYGRDYVLLNVVNFLYSLYSVIFIFLPAYLYQLGIREGAIGVLMATGTLVSVVLKPGLGMVVGRGARRAFLSLGAFLAAASTVPWLFVTAPGAHLFAIRVAQGASFSIFTAASYAYIAASAPPARRAEALGVFGLSFFLPVSVGGWIGEWVIGRAGFQGLFAAGIGVAFLAALFPLGMREPSARERPSMASLKVFLSRAFLVPNTAGYLFGVAYGSIFTFLPVYLVVRGSESIGAFVF